One part of the bacterium genome encodes these proteins:
- a CDS encoding DEAD/DEAH box helicase gives MAGQARGVGFDGLVDARLQKAIRELGWSSPTPIQAQVIPALKTGRDLVARAEAGSARTAAFGIPMLQRLDPRSKAVQGLVLVPNRDLAREVAAALGALGAHTRLRIVAISEGEPSARQVTHLRDKPHIVVGTPGRVLDHLGRGTLTLRSVTLLVLDAADRMLEMGFRSDVEQILVRTPSTRQTALFASTVPDPVRTMVGRYLRNPIYVAIASRESKAVATGE, from the coding sequence ATGGCGGGACAAGCGCGTGGGGTAGGGTTCGACGGGTTGGTCGACGCTCGGCTCCAGAAGGCGATCCGCGAGCTGGGATGGTCTTCGCCCACCCCGATACAGGCACAGGTCATCCCGGCGCTGAAGACCGGCCGGGACCTGGTGGCTCGGGCCGAGGCGGGGTCCGCACGAACCGCCGCGTTCGGCATCCCGATGCTGCAGCGCCTGGATCCGCGGAGCAAAGCCGTTCAGGGGCTCGTGCTTGTGCCGAACCGTGATCTGGCTCGCGAAGTCGCCGCCGCCCTGGGGGCACTCGGCGCGCACACACGCCTGCGGATCGTCGCCATCTCCGAGGGAGAGCCAAGCGCCCGACAGGTGACGCACCTGCGCGACAAGCCGCACATCGTCGTGGGCACTCCCGGGCGCGTCCTCGATCATCTGGGCCGTGGGACCCTCACCCTGCGCAGCGTGACGCTCCTGGTCCTCGATGCCGCGGATCGCATGCTTGAGATGGGTTTCCGGTCCGACGTCGAGCAGATTCTGGTGCGGACCCCGTCAACCCGGCAGACCGCGCTCTTTGCCTCAACCGTGCCGGACCCGGTGAGGACCATGGTGGGGCGATACCTCCGCAATCCGATCTACGTCGCGATCGCAAGCCGCGAATCAAAGGCCGTGGCGACGGGCGAGTAA
- a CDS encoding methyltransferase domain-containing protein encodes MSETYPQDVEATAAENDRYGFSRFASHPFFEEVNRWLVERVGELGHRFVDLACGPGAVTELIVQKLMEHGRGLVYAVDPSISELDRARRRIASGLVEFIQGSAENLSRLVPQVDVVVFCNAIHLIKDKGQVLSEIRKVLRSGGTFAFNTTFFRGCYPPGTERFYRYWVLRAAHYLRERGISVLRTERTDSLKWVTPEEYGALVSAAGFVEPSWRLHQVTLSPESLEDIGQFSLFVHGALPDVPLEIGADALAQAVRPAMRDAKITGGVPRFWLQFIAQSPV; translated from the coding sequence GTGAGCGAGACGTACCCGCAGGACGTCGAGGCCACCGCTGCGGAGAACGACCGTTATGGGTTTTCCCGCTTTGCCAGCCACCCGTTCTTCGAAGAGGTCAACCGCTGGCTCGTCGAGCGGGTGGGCGAGCTCGGTCACCGGTTTGTGGATCTGGCCTGCGGCCCCGGCGCGGTCACCGAGCTGATCGTCCAGAAGCTGATGGAGCACGGCCGGGGTCTGGTCTATGCCGTCGATCCTTCCATCTCCGAGCTCGATCGTGCCAGGCGCCGCATCGCCTCCGGGTTGGTCGAATTCATCCAAGGGAGCGCGGAAAACCTGAGCCGCCTCGTCCCGCAGGTCGACGTCGTCGTCTTCTGCAACGCGATTCACCTCATCAAGGACAAAGGGCAGGTGCTGAGCGAGATTCGCAAGGTGTTGCGGTCGGGCGGAACGTTTGCCTTCAATACCACCTTCTTCCGGGGCTGCTACCCCCCGGGGACAGAACGATTCTATCGGTATTGGGTCCTTCGGGCTGCCCACTACCTCCGAGAGCGCGGAATTTCCGTTCTCCGGACCGAGCGGACCGATTCACTCAAATGGGTCACCCCTGAGGAGTATGGAGCCTTGGTGAGCGCGGCGGGGTTTGTGGAGCCCTCGTGGCGGCTCCACCAGGTGACGCTCTCCCCGGAGAGCCTCGAGGATATCGGGCAGTTTTCCCTCTTCGTCCACGGTGCGCTGCCCGATGTGCCGCTCGAGATCGGCGCGGACGCCTTGGCACAGGCCGTTCGGCCCGCCATGCGCGACGCCAAGATCACCGGAGGCGTCCCCCGGTTCTGGCTGCAGTTCATCGCTCAGTCCCCAGTCTAA
- a CDS encoding threonine synthase codes for MGYLHHLECTHCHAQYSAQELHNVCPRCGKVLFPRYDLDRVRAEVSREQFAGRELSMWRYRELMPIDDPANVMTLGEGMTPLLPLRAIGKRLGLTHVFVKEEGLNPTGSFKARGLSTAVSKAKELGVRMASMPSAGNAGSAASAYCARAGIDLYLVMPVDVPHVNQVECDVCGAHTFLIRGLINDAGRSLRGGVEAQGWFDMSTLKEPYRVEGKKTMGYELAEQFGWSLPDVIIYPTGGGTGIVGMWKAFDEMQTLGWIGAQRPRMVIVQAAGCAPMVRAHRDGREHAEPWKDAHTVAAGLRVPEAIGDYLILQAVRDSGGTSYAVTDEQILADMQELARAEGLFACPEGAATYSALKALVQDGLIRSDERVVLFNTGAGMKYVDLIHPTLPTFEPAHPPAPLSGRA; via the coding sequence ATGGGATACCTGCACCACCTGGAGTGCACCCACTGTCACGCGCAGTATTCCGCGCAGGAACTGCACAACGTGTGTCCCCGGTGCGGCAAAGTGCTGTTCCCCCGCTACGACCTGGACCGGGTCCGCGCCGAGGTGTCGCGCGAGCAGTTCGCGGGCCGCGAGCTATCGATGTGGCGCTACCGCGAGCTGATGCCGATCGACGACCCGGCGAACGTGATGACGCTCGGGGAAGGGATGACGCCCCTGCTGCCTCTTCGCGCGATCGGAAAGCGGCTGGGGCTCACCCACGTCTTCGTGAAGGAAGAGGGGCTCAATCCCACGGGCTCGTTCAAGGCGCGCGGGCTCTCCACGGCCGTGAGCAAGGCCAAGGAGCTCGGGGTCCGCATGGCGTCGATGCCGTCGGCGGGGAATGCGGGATCGGCGGCGTCGGCTTACTGCGCTCGGGCCGGCATCGACCTCTATCTGGTGATGCCGGTCGACGTGCCGCACGTGAACCAGGTGGAGTGCGATGTGTGCGGCGCACACACCTTTCTGATCCGCGGGCTGATCAACGACGCCGGCCGAAGCCTGCGTGGTGGGGTCGAGGCGCAGGGCTGGTTTGACATGTCAACGCTCAAGGAGCCCTACCGCGTTGAGGGCAAAAAAACGATGGGGTATGAACTGGCCGAACAGTTCGGATGGAGCCTGCCGGACGTGATCATCTACCCGACCGGAGGCGGGACGGGGATCGTTGGCATGTGGAAGGCCTTCGACGAGATGCAGACGTTGGGGTGGATCGGCGCCCAGCGCCCGCGGATGGTCATCGTGCAGGCGGCGGGCTGCGCGCCCATGGTGCGCGCACACCGGGATGGGCGAGAACATGCGGAGCCGTGGAAGGACGCCCACACCGTCGCCGCAGGGCTCCGCGTGCCCGAGGCGATCGGGGACTATCTGATCCTGCAGGCCGTCCGCGACAGCGGCGGGACGTCGTATGCGGTAACGGACGAGCAGATCCTGGCCGATATGCAAGAACTCGCCCGCGCGGAAGGATTGTTCGCCTGCCCGGAGGGAGCGGCCACGTACTCGGCGCTGAAGGCGCTGGTCCAGGACGGGCTGATCCGTTCCGACGAGCGGGTGGTCCTGTTCAACACCGGAGCGGGCATGAAATATGTCGACCTGATTCACCCGACCCTGCCCACGTTTGAGCCGGCCCACCCGCCGGCGCCGCTGAGCGGCCGGGCGTGA